From the genome of Leptospira andrefontaineae, one region includes:
- a CDS encoding polyprenyl synthetase family protein has translation MKAKGLKDLLVRKFDKKLKDIIDEDLRILAEIKEYTIRSGGKRIRPILHYCLCKILGYKGDKYSDVGAIAELIHAASLLHDDVVDEAQTRRGMPSVPSKFGNKTSILAGDYLLACGIDHLNSLGSPDLMDLFTTVIKDLSVSELIQMEWEKNPKITLDIYNKVVYGKTASLFGAVSEAAGILAEVPKKTRKKLHEFGIRLGSLFQKQDDAIDYFQAGDQTGKIPLKDFRNGLYTYPILKLLEIADKNDKKLAHSLFSKEERNSDDDLVILSLLNRYNIRKNLNEEFVADVEGLLSFLKSYPESNEGNLVKEQFRKLMEV, from the coding sequence GTGAAAGCAAAAGGATTGAAGGATCTCTTAGTCCGTAAGTTCGATAAAAAACTAAAAGATATCATAGACGAAGATCTACGCATTCTGGCAGAGATCAAAGAATACACGATCCGTTCTGGTGGAAAGAGGATACGTCCAATTCTACATTATTGCCTTTGTAAAATCCTAGGCTATAAGGGAGATAAATACTCAGATGTTGGTGCAATCGCGGAGTTGATCCATGCTGCCAGCCTACTTCATGACGATGTGGTAGATGAGGCTCAGACCAGAAGAGGGATGCCAAGTGTTCCTTCTAAATTCGGGAACAAAACTTCTATTCTGGCGGGAGATTATCTTCTCGCATGCGGGATTGACCATCTAAACAGTTTAGGTTCTCCAGATCTGATGGACCTGTTCACTACTGTGATCAAAGATCTTTCCGTCAGTGAGCTCATTCAAATGGAATGGGAAAAAAATCCCAAAATTACATTAGATATCTATAATAAAGTCGTATATGGGAAAACTGCATCTCTATTTGGAGCGGTGTCCGAAGCGGCAGGGATTTTGGCAGAAGTTCCTAAAAAGACCAGAAAAAAACTACATGAGTTTGGGATCCGCCTAGGTTCTTTATTCCAAAAACAAGACGATGCGATCGATTATTTCCAAGCCGGCGACCAAACCGGGAAAATCCCTCTAAAAGATTTCCGTAACGGTTTATATACGTATCCTATCTTAAAGTTGCTGGAAATTGCGGACAAGAATGATAAAAAGCTGGCTCATTCTTTATTCTCTAAAGAAGAAAGAAATTCAGATGATGATCTGGTTATTCTTTCCTTATTAAACAGATATAATATTCGAAAAAATTTGAATGAAGAATTTGTGGCAGATGTAGAAGGCTTATTAAGTTTCTTGAAATCTTATCCTGAGTCTAACGAAGGAAATCTTGTTAAAGAACAATTCCGCAAATTGATGGAAGTCTGA